Proteins co-encoded in one Pararge aegeria chromosome 19, ilParAegt1.1, whole genome shotgun sequence genomic window:
- the LOC120632375 gene encoding ribosomal RNA processing protein 36 homolog has protein sequence MLRGESTNNSDSDQDSERVVIKNELSTLSFEDLQKLKEKIGAKVYTEVVFGKKQAMSYKPKVFKRDNKNRPREVSSKKPVPILGDVIPVKKQEIRDPRFDPLCGTFDKKEFAENYSFLSKARLNDIRLIKKELKQTTDPELEQNLRRLLQRLNDKEKSNKRKKLEREKKEKQKAEVEAEFSQGKQPYFKNKSEVRVESLVKQYEELKKQGTGRIQRHLKRRQQKVKKRSFKTPLTDE, from the exons atgttaagagGAGAAAGTACAAACAATTCTGATTCAGACCAAGATAGTGAAAGA GTGGTCATCAAGAATGAGTTATCAACTTTATCATTTGAAGATCTTCAGAAACTCAAAGAAAAAATTGGTGCTAAAGTTTACACAGAAGTAGTTTTTGGTAAAAAACAAGCTATGAGCTATAAACCAAAAGTTTTCAAGAGGGATAATAAAAATAGGCCTCGGGAAGTGAGCTCTAAGAAACCTGTACCTATATTGGGAGACGTTATTCCCGTAAAGAAGCAAGAGATCAGGGATCCAAG GTTTGATCCACTATGTGGTACTTTTGATAAGAAAGAATTTGCCGAGAACTATAGTTTTCTATCCAAAGCCCGTTTAAATGACATTAGATTGATAAAAAAGGAGTTAAAACAAACAACAGATCCTGAGTTGGAGCAAAATCTACGCCGCTTGCTGCAGCGTCTCAACGACAAGGAAAAGTCTAACAAGAGAAAGAAATTAGAAAGGGAGAAAAAGGAGAAGCAAAAGGCAGAGGTTGAAGCAGAGTTTAGTCAAGGAAAACAGccttacttcaaaaataaat cggaggtacgggtagagTCTCTCGTAAAACAATACGAAGAATTGAAGAAACAAGGTACTGGCCGTATCCAGAGGCATCTGAAGCGTCGACAGCAGAAGGTTAAAAAGCGATCCTTTAAAACACCTTTAACTGATGAATAA
- the LOC120632318 gene encoding uncharacterized protein LOC120632318, with amino-acid sequence MDLEEAITINRISTQNGPIYLLIGWQAKSFETYIYHEENVWKGKFSSNRLSGFSKNLQMTESAYFAKVKNCLSHQREDYLYELKSGFFYWKRILKSSVIIEGFLPVELEVSPSISRPDLIEVLLALNRHLHEKLGIYKSKIKNIKTEYTKCLKDTQEFLHLKNGMEKALCDKFLNLLNMKKNDIQMLTAYNSCSSVRKKSPTICSTNLK; translated from the coding sequence ATGGATTTAGAGGAAGCTATAACCATTAATCGGATAAGTACACAGAATGGACCAATTTACTTATTAATCGGATGGCAAGCAAAATCCTTTGAAACCTATATTTACCATGAAGAAAATGTTTGGAAAGGAAAGTTTTCATCCAACCGTTTATCAGGCTTcagtaaaaatttacaaatgaCTGAATCCGCCTATTTTGCTAAAGTCAAGAATTGTCTATCACACCAAAGAGAAGATTACCTTTACGAGCTGAAAAGTGGTTTCTTCTACTGGAAACGAATATTAAAAAGCTCAGTTATTATTGAAGGTTTCTTGCCTGTTGAACTCGAAGTATCTCCTAGTATTTCTCGACCTGATCTAATAGAAGTGTTACTAGCATTAAATAGGCATTTGCATGAAaaattaggtatttataaatcaaaaattaaaaatataaaaacagaatACACAAAGTGCTTGAAAGATACACAAGAGTTTTTACACTTAAAAAATGGTATGGAAAAGGCACTATgtgataaatttttaaatttactgaaTATGAAGAAAAATGATATTCAAATGTTGACTGCTTATAACAGTTGTTCGAGTGTTAGGAAAAAAAGCCCAACGATATGCAGTacaaatttgaaatga
- the LOC120632030 gene encoding uncharacterized protein LOC120632030 → MDYNSVTENFISKFEIKGKPVYAKILWQYTKGNLFHIKVFSEEHSWSGEFSNAMCTTFGENFDENHEQYSNNVKDALKLKNNMYVYDFLPVEGDSNVMKFYWKRTFVDSTATLVHGFVSVRKDELAGTKNDIIDFLINENKNLSSAVEDDKTKIEILQKDLENWKNEFDKFINMKNSLETSLYGKFVQLLNSKKKRIRELEEHLNDL, encoded by the coding sequence ATGGATTATAATTCAGTAACTGAAAACTTTATATCAAAGTTTGAAATTAAAGGTAAACCAGTATATGCAAAAATACTGTGGCAATACACCAAAGGCAATCTATTTCATATAAAAGTGTTTAGTGAAGAACATAGTTGGTCTGGTGaattttcaaatgcaatgtGTACAACATTCGGAGAAAATTTTGATGAGAATCATGAACAATACTCAAATAATGTAAAGGATGccttaaaattgaaaaacaatATGTATGTGTATGACTTTTTACCAGTTGAAGGTGATAGCAATGTTATGAAATTCTATTGGAAAAGAACATTTGTAGATTCTACTGCAACATTAGTTCATGGTTTTGTGTCTGTCAGGAAAGATGAATTAGCGGGAACCAAAAATGATATCATTGATTTCCTAATAAATGAGAACAAAAATCTCTCTTCTGCTGTAGAGGATGACAAGACTAAGATAGAGATATTACAAAAAGACCTAGAAAACTGGAAAAATGAGTTTGACAAATTTATCAATATGAAAAACTCATTAGAAACAAGTTTATATGGAAAGTTTGTGCAGCTTTTGAACTCAAAGAAAAAGAGGATTCGTGAACTTGAAGAACATTTAAATGATTTGTGA